One stretch of Oceanimonas pelagia DNA includes these proteins:
- a CDS encoding LysE/ArgO family amino acid transporter, which yields MMYWLPWAQGFTLGAGLIIPIGAQNAFVLNQGMRRQYHLLVAAICSLFDVLLIGLGVFGGGAALQSHGVLFWGISLAGMAFLLIYGAHCWRRALGSGQALALDGRERGLKAVLIGVLAVTLLNPQVYIETVMILGSVGGGLDGNEKWAFALGCFTASLVWFFTLALGAARMSNWLGRPLVQRVMDGAIGTLMWLLAGKLVLGLMG from the coding sequence ATGATGTACTGGTTGCCCTGGGCGCAGGGCTTTACCCTGGGGGCCGGGCTGATTATTCCCATCGGCGCGCAAAATGCCTTTGTGCTCAATCAGGGCATGCGGCGGCAGTACCATCTGCTGGTGGCGGCCATCTGCAGTTTGTTTGACGTGTTGCTGATCGGCCTGGGGGTGTTTGGTGGCGGCGCGGCACTGCAGTCCCACGGCGTGTTGTTCTGGGGGATCAGCCTGGCGGGCATGGCATTTTTGCTGATCTACGGTGCCCATTGCTGGCGGCGGGCGCTGGGTTCGGGTCAGGCGCTGGCGCTGGATGGTCGGGAGCGGGGGCTGAAGGCGGTGCTGATCGGCGTGCTGGCGGTGACCCTGCTCAACCCGCAGGTATACATCGAGACCGTGATGATACTGGGCTCCGTAGGGGGAGGCCTGGACGGCAACGAGAAGTGGGCCTTTGCCCTGGGATGCTTTACCGCCTCACTGGTATGGTTTTTTACCCTGGCACTGGGGGCGGCGCGTATGAGCAACTGGCTGGGCCGGCCGCTGGTGCAGCGGGTCATGGACGGCGCCATCGGCACCCTGATGTGGCTGCTGGCGGGCAAGCTGGTGCTGGGGCTGATGGGATAA
- a CDS encoding O-acetylhomoserine aminocarboxypropyltransferase/cysteine synthase family protein, protein MRDETLAVHHGYTTDPTTKSVATPIYQTVAYEFDSAQHGADLFNLEVPGNIYTRIMNPTNDVLEQRVAALEGGIAGLVVSAGSAAIHYALITLAKRGDNIVTTPQLYGGTYTLLAHMLPDLGIEVRFAEDASPAAIARLIDANTKAVYCESIGNPAGNVADIKGLADVAHAEGVPLVVDNTVATPVLCKPIEFGADIVVHSLTKYIGGHGNSLGGIIVDSGKFPWAEHKERFPQFSNPEAAYHGVVYNEAFGPAAFIARARTVPLRNTGSALAPLNAFLLLQGLETLPLRMERHVENTFKVAKFLQQHDAVDWVNYAGLEGHPDFERAQQFMKGKPSAILSFGLKGGYEAGVRFYDALTLIKRLVNIGDAKSLACHPASTTHRQMTEAEQVQAGVRPEMIRLSIGIEHADDIIADLAQALNA, encoded by the coding sequence ATGAGAGATGAAACCCTGGCCGTACACCACGGCTACACCACGGATCCCACCACCAAGTCGGTAGCCACCCCCATTTACCAGACCGTGGCCTATGAATTTGACAGCGCCCAGCACGGCGCCGATCTGTTCAACCTGGAAGTGCCGGGCAACATCTATACCCGCATCATGAACCCCACCAACGACGTGCTGGAGCAGCGCGTCGCGGCCCTGGAAGGCGGCATTGCCGGCCTGGTGGTGTCGGCGGGCAGCGCCGCCATTCACTACGCCCTGATCACCCTGGCCAAGCGCGGCGACAACATCGTCACCACGCCTCAGCTCTATGGCGGCACCTACACCCTGCTGGCCCATATGCTGCCGGATCTGGGCATTGAGGTTCGCTTTGCCGAAGACGCCAGTCCGGCCGCCATTGCCCGGCTGATCGACGCCAATACCAAGGCGGTGTACTGCGAGAGCATCGGCAACCCGGCGGGCAACGTGGCCGACATCAAGGGGCTGGCCGACGTGGCCCACGCCGAGGGTGTGCCCCTGGTGGTGGACAACACCGTCGCCACCCCGGTGCTGTGCAAGCCCATCGAGTTTGGTGCCGACATAGTGGTGCACTCGCTGACCAAATACATCGGCGGCCACGGCAACTCCTTGGGCGGCATTATCGTCGACAGCGGCAAATTCCCCTGGGCCGAGCACAAGGAACGCTTTCCCCAGTTCAGCAATCCCGAGGCCGCCTACCACGGCGTTGTCTACAACGAGGCCTTTGGCCCCGCCGCCTTTATTGCCCGCGCCCGCACCGTGCCCCTGCGCAACACCGGCAGCGCCCTGGCACCGCTCAACGCCTTTCTGCTGCTGCAGGGGCTGGAAACCCTGCCCCTGCGCATGGAGCGTCATGTGGAGAACACCTTCAAGGTGGCCAAGTTTCTGCAACAGCACGACGCCGTGGACTGGGTCAACTACGCCGGCCTGGAAGGCCACCCGGACTTTGAGCGTGCGCAGCAGTTTATGAAGGGCAAGCCCTCGGCCATTCTGTCGTTCGGGCTCAAGGGCGGCTATGAGGCCGGCGTGCGTTTTTACGATGCGCTCACGCTTATCAAGCGGCTGGTCAATATCGGTGACGCCAAGTCCCTGGCCTGCCATCCGGCGTCCACCACCCATCGCCAGATGACCGAGGCCGAGCAAGTCCAGGCCGGCGTCAGGCCGGAAATGATTCGGCTGTCCATCGGCATCGAGCACGCCGACGACATCATTGCCGATCTGGCACAGGCGCTGAACGCCTGA
- a CDS encoding ATP-binding protein, with translation MRPERLRYWLGSLTGQIVLVALCALVLVQLVSLQIYRLEREEALGLVNSRFTLQRLMAVTRLLHQSPPELHREILRASRSETLLLSLSRQAPEAGERNAVFERIVRSRLDYPPELDIHIGAETGSGQALPPPAERRHRHPPHGRRPDIRLYGGIELGNGRWLRFTSLVDTETPGWSLKAMVSLVLLAALLTGLMIWLLQRTTRPLKRLARRAERLGRGDRAEPLPETGPSEIRETLSAFNRMQERLDRFVTDRTRMLAAISHDLRTPLTSLQLRCEFLPEGEDKHKLQQGLKRMEQMLAATLRFARDDGQDEPMRDLDLSSLVQSLCDDLQDAGHSVSLEEREPILFRGRSQALRRALQNLLENGIKYGERVEVRLLNEPGHIRILIRDFGPGIADDQLDEVFKPFTRLDGARNLEDGSIGLGLAIARTLIHQHGGELHLTNHSGGGLLATVLLPH, from the coding sequence ATGAGGCCTGAGCGGCTGCGCTACTGGCTGGGCAGCCTCACCGGCCAGATTGTACTGGTGGCCCTGTGCGCCCTGGTGCTGGTGCAACTGGTCAGCCTGCAGATCTACCGGCTGGAGCGGGAAGAAGCGCTGGGGCTGGTCAACAGTCGTTTTACCCTGCAGCGGCTGATGGCGGTGACCCGGCTGCTGCACCAGTCCCCGCCCGAGCTGCACCGGGAAATTCTGCGCGCCAGCCGCAGCGAAACCCTGCTGCTGAGCCTGAGCCGGCAGGCACCCGAGGCCGGCGAGCGCAATGCGGTGTTTGAGCGCATCGTGCGCAGCCGGCTGGACTACCCGCCCGAGCTCGACATTCACATCGGTGCCGAAACCGGCAGCGGCCAGGCCCTGCCACCGCCTGCCGAACGCCGCCATCGTCACCCGCCCCACGGTCGCCGCCCCGACATTCGCCTTTACGGCGGCATTGAACTGGGCAACGGTCGCTGGCTGCGCTTTACCTCCCTGGTTGATACTGAAACCCCGGGCTGGTCGCTCAAGGCCATGGTGTCGCTGGTGCTGCTGGCGGCCCTGCTCACCGGCCTGATGATCTGGCTGCTGCAACGCACCACCCGGCCGCTCAAGCGCCTGGCCCGCCGGGCCGAGCGGCTGGGCCGGGGCGACAGGGCCGAGCCGCTGCCGGAAACCGGCCCCAGCGAAATTCGCGAAACCCTGTCGGCCTTTAACCGCATGCAGGAGCGGCTGGATCGCTTTGTGACCGATCGCACCCGCATGCTGGCGGCCATTTCCCACGATCTGCGTACCCCGCTCACCAGCCTGCAACTGCGCTGCGAATTTCTGCCCGAGGGCGAGGACAAGCACAAACTGCAGCAGGGGCTGAAACGCATGGAGCAGATGCTGGCCGCCACCCTGCGCTTTGCCCGAGACGACGGTCAGGACGAGCCGATGCGGGATCTGGATCTGTCGAGCCTGGTACAGAGCCTGTGCGACGACCTGCAGGACGCCGGCCACAGCGTCAGCCTGGAAGAGCGCGAGCCCATTTTGTTCCGCGGCCGCAGCCAGGCCCTGCGCCGGGCGCTGCAGAACCTGCTGGAGAACGGCATCAAGTATGGCGAGCGGGTGGAGGTCAGGCTGCTCAACGAGCCCGGCCATATTCGCATTCTGATCCGCGACTTCGGCCCCGGCATTGCCGACGATCAGCTGGATGAAGTGTTCAAGCCCTTTACCCGGCTCGACGGCGCCCGTAATCTGGAGGACGGCAGCATTGGCCTGGGCCTGGCCATTGCCCGTACCCTGATCCACCAGCACGGTGGTGAGTTGCACCTGACCAATCACTCCGGCGGCGGCCTGCTGGCCACCGTGCTGCTGCCTCATTAG
- a CDS encoding heavy metal translocating P-type ATPase — MPTATAPPDEDEDPRTTLHRWRIGGMDCPSCAGKIETALRRLPGVHSAEVRFATERLRVQLTNEGSREQVVRAIHAAGFTPFSEQDEAPAAPAWRQHGTLFSLLLLMLLAAGAHLWLPAAAPWLFTLATLWGLVPVGRQAWRLARSGSPFSIEMLMTVAATGALFLGETAEAAMVLLLFGVGERLESLAAGKARQGVKTLMALVPEQARRLTRNGVEEVAIEQLDPGDEIEVHPGGRLPVDGTLLNASAAFDESAITGESLPVDRAQGEKLAAGSLVVDRAVRIRVTSQPGHSTLDRILHLMEEADAHRAPIARFIDRFSRWYTPAMIAAAALVAVLPPLLLAADWQTWIYRGLVLLLIGCPCALVISTPAAVTSALAAATRLGVLIKGGAALEQLGRIDTLAFDKTGTLTRGQPVLHELCLYHDVSRKQAMALAAGLESGAHHPLAQALVAAAEAEGVEPVATGEKHTLPGAGIQSEWQGKALLIGSPAQLEAARYSPQQAADIERLRAAACTLVVLAVDRQVIALFALRDPLRADAGTGIAALRELGINSLMLTGDHDMTARAIAAELNLDYRAGLKPEHKLQEVVRLGEQGRLGMVGDGINDAPALKQASIGIAMGQGTDVALDSADAALTHNRLTALADAVRLSRATSANIRQNITLALGLKAVFLITSVTGVTGLWLAVLADTGATALVTLNALRLLRFKP; from the coding sequence GTGCCGACGGCAACGGCGCCTCCCGACGAGGATGAAGACCCGCGAACGACGCTGCATCGCTGGCGCATCGGCGGCATGGACTGCCCCAGCTGCGCCGGCAAGATAGAAACCGCATTGCGACGCCTGCCCGGGGTGCACAGTGCCGAGGTGCGCTTTGCCACCGAACGGCTGCGAGTGCAGCTGACGAATGAAGGAAGCCGAGAACAGGTGGTGCGGGCCATTCACGCCGCCGGTTTTACCCCCTTCAGCGAGCAGGATGAGGCTCCGGCCGCCCCCGCCTGGCGCCAGCATGGCACCCTGTTCAGCCTGTTGCTGCTGATGCTGCTGGCCGCCGGCGCCCATCTGTGGCTGCCCGCCGCCGCCCCCTGGCTGTTTACCCTGGCCACTCTGTGGGGGCTGGTGCCGGTGGGCCGTCAGGCCTGGCGGCTGGCGCGCAGCGGCTCACCCTTTTCCATTGAAATGCTGATGACGGTGGCCGCCACCGGCGCCCTGTTTCTGGGGGAAACCGCCGAGGCGGCCATGGTGCTGCTGCTGTTCGGCGTGGGCGAACGGCTGGAAAGCCTGGCCGCCGGCAAGGCACGCCAGGGGGTCAAAACCCTGATGGCGCTGGTGCCCGAGCAAGCCCGCAGGCTGACCCGCAATGGCGTGGAAGAGGTGGCCATCGAACAACTCGATCCCGGTGACGAGATAGAAGTGCACCCGGGCGGGCGCCTGCCCGTCGACGGCACCCTGCTCAACGCCTCGGCCGCCTTTGATGAAAGCGCCATTACCGGCGAATCCCTGCCGGTGGACAGGGCCCAAGGGGAAAAGCTGGCCGCCGGCAGCCTGGTGGTGGACAGGGCGGTACGCATCAGGGTTACCTCGCAACCCGGCCACAGTACCCTGGACCGCATTCTGCACCTGATGGAGGAAGCCGACGCCCACCGCGCGCCCATCGCCCGCTTTATCGACCGCTTCAGCCGCTGGTACACGCCGGCGATGATCGCCGCCGCCGCCCTGGTGGCGGTGCTGCCGCCGTTGCTGCTCGCCGCCGACTGGCAAACCTGGATTTACCGGGGCCTGGTGCTGCTGCTGATAGGCTGCCCCTGCGCCCTGGTGATATCCACTCCGGCGGCGGTCACCTCGGCGCTGGCCGCCGCCACCCGTCTGGGGGTACTGATCAAGGGGGGCGCGGCGCTGGAACAACTGGGCCGGATCGACACCCTGGCCTTTGACAAGACCGGCACCCTGACCCGCGGTCAGCCGGTGCTGCACGAGCTGTGCCTGTACCATGACGTGTCACGTAAGCAGGCGATGGCACTGGCCGCCGGGCTGGAAAGCGGCGCCCATCACCCGTTGGCCCAGGCCCTGGTGGCCGCCGCCGAGGCCGAGGGAGTCGAGCCCGTGGCCACCGGCGAAAAACACACCCTGCCCGGTGCCGGCATTCAAAGCGAGTGGCAAGGCAAGGCGCTGCTGATTGGCTCGCCGGCACAGCTGGAGGCGGCCCGCTATTCGCCGCAACAGGCCGCCGATATTGAACGGCTGCGGGCCGCCGCCTGCACCCTGGTGGTGCTGGCGGTAGACCGGCAGGTCATCGCCCTGTTTGCCCTGCGGGATCCGCTGCGCGCCGACGCCGGCACCGGCATTGCCGCCTTGCGCGAGCTGGGCATCAACAGCCTGATGCTGACCGGCGATCACGACATGACCGCCCGGGCCATTGCCGCCGAGCTGAACCTGGATTACCGCGCCGGGCTCAAGCCCGAGCACAAGCTGCAGGAGGTGGTCCGGCTCGGTGAGCAGGGCCGACTGGGCATGGTGGGAGATGGCATCAACGACGCCCCGGCGCTCAAGCAGGCCAGCATCGGCATCGCCATGGGCCAGGGCACCGACGTGGCCCTGGACAGCGCCGACGCCGCCCTCACCCACAACCGGCTCACCGCCCTGGCCGACGCGGTGCGGCTGTCCCGGGCCACCAGCGCCAATATTCGCCAGAACATCACCCTGGCGCTGGGGCTGAAGGCGGTGTTTCTGATCACCAGCGTCACCGGCGTAACCGGCCTGTGGCTGGCGGTGCTGGCGGACACCGGCGCCACCGCCCTGGTTACCCTCAACGCCTTACGGCTGCTGCGTTTCAAACCATAA
- a CDS encoding LysR family transcriptional regulator ArgP, giving the protein MSELDYKLLAALDKVVSEQGFEPAARQLHLTQSAVSQRIKQLEQRLAQPLLIRSQPPRPTDAGRRLLAHYRQVSQLQGAVMAELLPDAPQKPLTVTLATNADSLAIWLIPALTPLLHSHPIELNLLIEDESRTLDRLRSGEAFGAISVSAEPLPGCRCDPLGEMEYILVATPAFRRRYFPDGLTLAALQLAPAVAFDQRDDMHARYIEQHFGLPAGGYPCHAMRSSEAFVAIARSGAAYCLIPRLMIEEDLQQGRLVELYPEGPLFEPLYWHRWLLERGIHQALSRRLVDYARTVLPPIDSGVTSRV; this is encoded by the coding sequence ATGAGTGAACTGGACTACAAGCTGCTGGCCGCCCTTGACAAGGTGGTCAGCGAACAGGGCTTTGAGCCGGCGGCCCGCCAGCTGCATCTGACCCAGTCGGCGGTGTCCCAGCGTATCAAGCAGCTGGAGCAGCGCCTGGCCCAGCCGTTGCTGATCCGCAGCCAGCCGCCCCGCCCCACCGATGCCGGCCGGCGACTGCTGGCCCATTACCGTCAGGTCAGCCAGCTGCAGGGGGCGGTCATGGCCGAGCTGTTGCCCGACGCACCGCAAAAGCCGCTGACCGTGACCCTGGCCACCAATGCCGACAGCCTCGCCATCTGGCTGATCCCGGCCTTGACCCCGCTGTTGCACAGTCACCCCATCGAACTCAACCTGCTTATCGAGGATGAATCCCGCACCCTGGACCGGCTGCGCAGCGGCGAAGCCTTTGGCGCCATCAGTGTCAGTGCCGAGCCCCTGCCCGGCTGCCGCTGCGATCCCTTGGGCGAAATGGAATACATACTGGTGGCCACCCCGGCGTTTCGCCGCCGCTACTTTCCCGACGGCCTGACCCTGGCCGCCCTGCAACTGGCCCCGGCCGTGGCCTTTGATCAGCGCGACGACATGCATGCCCGCTACATCGAGCAGCATTTCGGCCTGCCCGCCGGCGGCTATCCCTGCCATGCCATGCGCTCCTCGGAAGCCTTTGTTGCCATTGCCCGGTCCGGCGCCGCCTACTGCCTGATCCCCCGGCTGATGATTGAGGAAGATCTGCAGCAGGGCCGGCTGGTGGAGCTGTACCCGGAAGGCCCCCTGTTTGAGCCCCTCTACTGGCATCGCTGGCTGCTGGAGCGCGGCATTCACCAGGCCCTGTCCCGTCGCCTGGTGGATTATGCCCGCACCGTGCTGCCGCCTATTGACTCTGGAGTAACCTCCAGGGTCTAG
- a CDS encoding response regulator: MNKGKDLLVVDDHGEIRDLLARFLTQHGYRVQGVRDGDAMRQHLGRHRPDLIILDLMLPGDDGLTLCRELRGQGNNVPIIMLTAMGEDTDRIIGLEMGADDYLPKPFNPRELLARIKAVLRRQPDTDSAVTHETPQRLRFGPWLLDTARRELVDDKGVTISLSTAEFDLLRVFTRHPNRVLSRDQLLDLARGREAQAFDRAIDTLVSRLRRKLETDSKNPQLIKTIWGGGYLLAAEVHHEA; the protein is encoded by the coding sequence ATGAACAAGGGCAAAGACTTGCTGGTGGTGGACGATCACGGGGAAATTCGCGATCTGCTCGCCCGCTTTCTGACGCAGCACGGCTACCGCGTGCAGGGCGTGCGCGACGGCGATGCCATGCGCCAGCACCTTGGCCGTCACCGGCCGGATCTGATCATTCTCGACCTGATGCTGCCCGGCGACGACGGACTGACCCTGTGCCGGGAGCTGCGCGGTCAGGGCAATAACGTGCCCATCATCATGCTCACCGCCATGGGCGAAGACACCGACCGCATTATCGGCCTGGAAATGGGCGCCGACGACTACCTGCCCAAACCCTTCAACCCCCGCGAGTTGCTGGCCCGCATCAAGGCAGTACTGCGCCGCCAGCCCGACACCGACTCAGCCGTCACGCATGAAACGCCGCAACGGCTGCGTTTTGGCCCCTGGCTGCTGGACACCGCCCGCCGCGAGCTGGTGGACGACAAGGGCGTCACCATCAGCCTGAGCACCGCCGAGTTCGATCTGCTGCGGGTCTTTACCCGGCATCCCAACCGGGTGCTGAGCCGGGATCAGCTGCTGGACCTGGCCCGGGGCCGGGAGGCCCAGGCCTTTGACCGGGCCATCGACACCCTGGTAAGCCGGCTTCGGCGCAAGCTGGAAACCGACTCGAAAAACCCGCAACTGATCAAAACCATCTGGGGCGGCGGCTACCTGCTGGCCGCCGAGGTGCACCATGAGGCCTGA